CTGCCCGCCGAAGCCCCGCAGGACGAACTGCTGGAAGTCATCGCCCGGATCAACGCCGACGCCTCGATCCACGGCTGCCTGATCTTCATGCCGCTGCCGAAGCACATCGACGAGGCCGCCGTGCGCGCGGCGCTGGCTCCCGAAAAAGACGTGGACGGCATCACCGCCGCGTCGCAGGCCGGCGTCTATTCCGGCAAACCGATCGGCTTTCCGCCCTGCACGCCCTCGGCCTGCATGGAGATCCTCAAGCATTATCGGATCGAGCTGAAAGGCGCGAACGCCGTCGTTTTCGGGCGCAGCCTCGTCGTCGGCCGCCCGCTGGCGATGATGCTGCTGGGGCAGAACGCCACCGTCACCATCTGCCACACCAAGACCCGCGACGCCGCCGCCGTCGCCCGCGGCGCCGACGTGCTGCTGGCCGCCGTCGGTCACGC
This genomic stretch from Pyramidobacter piscolens W5455 harbors:
- a CDS encoding bifunctional 5,10-methylenetetrahydrofolate dehydrogenase/5,10-methenyltetrahydrofolate cyclohydrolase — translated: MAQILDGKAVAAALTEWLKEDVQRLKDRGVSPCLAIVRMGERGDDLAYERGATKRAAAVGLEVKQFALPAEAPQDELLEVIARINADASIHGCLIFMPLPKHIDEAAVRAALAPEKDVDGITAASQAGVYSGKPIGFPPCTPSACMEILKHYRIELKGANAVVFGRSLVVGRPLAMMLLGQNATVTICHTKTRDAAAVARGADVLLAAVGHA